The proteins below are encoded in one region of Podarcis raffonei isolate rPodRaf1 chromosome 8, rPodRaf1.pri, whole genome shotgun sequence:
- the LOC128418391 gene encoding phospholipase A2 inhibitor and Ly6/PLAUR domain-containing protein-like isoform X2, whose product MKLFLLHLSAALVATANSLNCVCTESPACSTGTCSIPGSEAICITVAQENNMVPPRNLTKNGVNCPSSFVLGSNRLEEPGTLNCTGDENNCISAAGELTAGDAAALPFIASGCASATACNLPVQTYLVTGAMDFLLKKIKCSPAPATNSG is encoded by the exons ATGAAGCTGTTTCTCCTCCACCTTTCTGCTGCCCTTGTAGCTACAG CAAACTCCCTAAATTGTGTCTGTACTGAAAGCCCAGCATGCAGTACTGGTACCTGTTCAATTCCAGGGTCAGAAGCCATCTGCATAACAGTGGCCCAGGAGAATAACATGG TaccacccaggaacctcaccaagaaTGGAGTGAATTGTCCCTCCAGTTTTGTACTTGGCTCTAACCGCTTAGAAGAACCCGGGACTCTGAATTGCACAGGAGATGAAAATAATTGCATCTCTGCGGCCGGGGAGCTAACTGCAG GAGATGCTGCCGCTCTTCCCTTTATAGCATCAGGCTGTGCCTCAGCAACTGCCTGCAATTTGCCTGTGCAGACGTACCTCGTTACTGGAGCCATGGACTTCCTCCTGAAGAAAATCAAGTGCAGCCCAGCCCCAGCCACCAACAGCGGCTGA
- the LOC128418391 gene encoding phospholipase A2 inhibitor and Ly6/PLAUR domain-containing protein-like isoform X1: MKLFLLHLSAALVATANSLNCVCTESPACSTGTCSIPGSEAICITVAQENNMGGIAATGISRDCQQDSQLCNEAVSVTVAGGYFTRTVSKCCVTENCNNTPLELPPRNLTKNGVNCPSSFVLGSNRLEEPGTLNCTGDENNCISAAGELTAGDAAALPFIASGCASATACNLPVQTYLVTGAMDFLLKKIKCSPAPATNSG, from the exons ATGAAGCTGTTTCTCCTCCACCTTTCTGCTGCCCTTGTAGCTACAG CAAACTCCCTAAATTGTGTCTGTACTGAAAGCCCAGCATGCAGTACTGGTACCTGTTCAATTCCAGGGTCAGAAGCCATCTGCATAACAGTGGCCCAGGAGAATAACATGG gagGAATCGCTGCCACAGGAATATCCAGGGACTGCCAGCAGGATTCTCAGCTTTGCAATGAAGCTGTCTCTGTTACTGTGGCTGGAGGGTATTTTACGAGGACCGTTTCCAAATGCTGCGTGACAGAAAACTGCAATAATACTCCCCTTGAAT TaccacccaggaacctcaccaagaaTGGAGTGAATTGTCCCTCCAGTTTTGTACTTGGCTCTAACCGCTTAGAAGAACCCGGGACTCTGAATTGCACAGGAGATGAAAATAATTGCATCTCTGCGGCCGGGGAGCTAACTGCAG GAGATGCTGCCGCTCTTCCCTTTATAGCATCAGGCTGTGCCTCAGCAACTGCCTGCAATTTGCCTGTGCAGACGTACCTCGTTACTGGAGCCATGGACTTCCTCCTGAAGAAAATCAAGTGCAGCCCAGCCCCAGCCACCAACAGCGGCTGA
- the LOC128418390 gene encoding phospholipase A2 inhibitor and Ly6/PLAUR domain-containing protein-like isoform X2 codes for MNEDTCLTIVGMNSLGGDDTTETLKTCIAAEDCYSGSISVTTNAGLHLQSISSCCQDDLCNRWELTLPPTNLTSNGLQCPACSVFGSNHCKGTEMLNCTGTDNRCIMVSGTLNAGGLPSTFTARGCSTETACSLPLGTALYSAGVIFNLDKVSCSPAPKATESH; via the exons ATGAATGAAGACACCTGCCTAACCATCGTGGGAATGAACTCTTTGG GTGGTGATGATACCACAGAGACCCTCAAGACCTGCATTGCTGCTGAAGATTGCTATTCTGGTTCCATCAGTGTCACCACCAATGCCGGGCTCCACCTTCAGAGCATCTCTAGCTGCTGCCAGGATGACCTCTGCAACCGTTGGGAACTGACCT TGCCGCCTACGAACCTCACCTCCAACGGACTGCAGTGTCCAGCTTGTTCCGTCTTTGGTTCCAACCACTGCAAGGGGACTGAGATGCTGAATTGCACTGGAACAGACAATCGCTGCATCATGGTATCTGGGACGCTGAATGCTG GTGGTCTTCCCTCTACGTTCACAGCAAGAGGATGCAGCACAGAGACGGCCTGCTCATTGCCCCTGGGGACGGCCCTTTACTCAGCAGGAGTGATCTTCAACCTTGACAAGGTGTCATGCAGCCCGGCCCCCAAAGCCACAGAAAGCCACTAA
- the LOC128418390 gene encoding phospholipase A2 inhibitor and Ly6/PLAUR domain-containing protein-like isoform X1, which translates to MKTLFNLGLFLAALLGKGSCLICETCISPGEGCTGLAHPCRMNEDTCLTIVGMNSLGGDDTTETLKTCIAAEDCYSGSISVTTNAGLHLQSISSCCQDDLCNRWELTLPPTNLTSNGLQCPACSVFGSNHCKGTEMLNCTGTDNRCIMVSGTLNAGGLPSTFTARGCSTETACSLPLGTALYSAGVIFNLDKVSCSPAPKATESH; encoded by the exons GCTCCTGCCTAATCTGTGAGACCTGCATCAGCCCCGGTGAAGGCTGCACTGGCCTGGCTCATCCCTGCAGAATGAATGAAGACACCTGCCTAACCATCGTGGGAATGAACTCTTTGG GTGGTGATGATACCACAGAGACCCTCAAGACCTGCATTGCTGCTGAAGATTGCTATTCTGGTTCCATCAGTGTCACCACCAATGCCGGGCTCCACCTTCAGAGCATCTCTAGCTGCTGCCAGGATGACCTCTGCAACCGTTGGGAACTGACCT TGCCGCCTACGAACCTCACCTCCAACGGACTGCAGTGTCCAGCTTGTTCCGTCTTTGGTTCCAACCACTGCAAGGGGACTGAGATGCTGAATTGCACTGGAACAGACAATCGCTGCATCATGGTATCTGGGACGCTGAATGCTG GTGGTCTTCCCTCTACGTTCACAGCAAGAGGATGCAGCACAGAGACGGCCTGCTCATTGCCCCTGGGGACGGCCCTTTACTCAGCAGGAGTGATCTTCAACCTTGACAAGGTGTCATGCAGCCCGGCCCCCAAAGCCACAGAAAGCCACTAA